A DNA window from Mastomys coucha isolate ucsf_1 unplaced genomic scaffold, UCSF_Mcou_1 pScaffold21, whole genome shotgun sequence contains the following coding sequences:
- the CUNH11orf42 gene encoding uncharacterized protein C11orf42 homolog isoform X3 — MLVSTPHLLTLDEADATWALIKDKVIEERFGSNVVAVPFLSDAAYYDLLGVLVKQSRPAHTRLALPGRQGRRALKSVGLLPNLLEQAGSEGVFAHCTREYSPNGRAETAYEEMRMLDGQPCRIRLHMGGLRKKVAFLLLPPGQVSLQQNLPWLRSTHSIYVIYQVFSCTWLQLGLLPTAREPQLLRLQRSLPIAFSCLKFSLQPKGVLGPQKSLTKDPLPQGANWVRPSLSIISTLAPTSVPADTHEVADVPPPVPAPPTPPPQEGLEGRPTRFSWSVFGVRQRRMKLRQEMQGARPLRSGIGILVPNKHQLLHPGPVCFFFQGPER; from the exons aTGTTGGTCAGTACCCCCCACCTCCTAACGCTGGATGAAGCAGATGCCACTTGGGCCCTCATCAAGGATAAG GTCATCGAGGAGCGTTTTGGGTCCAATGTAGTGGCAGTACCTTTCCTGTCGGATGCAGCCTACTATGATCTACTGGGTGTGCTAGTGAAACAGTCCCGTCCAGCCCACACCCGCCTGGCTTTGCCAGGTCGTCAGGGCCGAAGGGCACTGAAATCAGTAGGGCTGCTACCAAATCTTCTAGAACAGGCAGGGTCTGAGGGTGTCTTTGCCCACTGCACTCGGGAATACTCACCAAATGGCCGAGCAGAGACAGCCTATGAAGAAATGCGAATGTTGGATGGGCAGCCCTGCAGGATTCGCCTACATATGGGAGGTCTGCGCAAGAAAGTTGCTTTCCTGCTGCTACCACCAGGGCAGGTGAGCCTACAGCAGAATCTTCCCTGGCTCCGAAGCACTCACAGCATCTATGTCATCTACCAGGTCTTCTCCTGCACCTGGCTGCAGCTAGGGCTTTTGCCTACAGCCCGTGAACCCCAGCTGCTCCGATTACAGCGGTCACTACCTATTGCTTTCTCCTGCCTCAAGTTTTCACTGCAGCCCAAGGGTGTGCTGGGACCGCAGAAGTCTCTGACCAAAGACCCATTGCCCCAAGGAGCCAACTGGGTTAGACCTAGCCTTAGCATCATATCAACTCTGGCCCCCACATCAGTACCTGCTGATACCCATGAAGTTGCTGATGTACCTCCACCTGTCCCAGCCCCACCTACACCACCTCCCCAAGAAGGGCTAGAAGGCAGACCCACCAGATTCTCCT GGTCTGTCTTCGGAGTTCGACAGCGACGAatgaagctgaggcaagagatgCAGGGGGCAAGGCCCCTAAGATCTGGCATAGGGATACTGGTCCCCAATAAACACCAGCTGCTGCACCCTGGGCCTGTGTGCTTCTTCTTCCAGGGTCCAGAAAGATGA
- the LOC116100786 gene encoding olfactory receptor 52B2: MIPSNITIIHPAVFVLVGIPGLEAYHTWLSIPLCLMYVTAVLGNSMLIMVIITERTLHEPMYFFLSMLAITDILLSTTTVPKALTIFWLHAHNIAFDACVTQVFFVHTMFVGESAILLAMAFDRFVAICAPLRYATVLTWPVVGRIALAIVIRSVCIIFPVIFLLKRLPFCRTNIVPHSYCEHIGVARLACADITVNIWYGFSVPIVMVIVDVILIAVSYSLILQAVFRLPSQDARHKALSTCGSHLCVILMFYVPSFFTLLTHRFGRNIPRHVHILLANLYVVVPPMLNPIVYGVKTKQIREGVVHWFLDIKTQCCSSPLG, from the coding sequence ATGATTCCTAGCAACATCACCATCATCCACCCTGCAGTTTTTGTGCTAGTTGGCATCCCTGGGTTGGAGGCTTATCACACCTGGTTGTCTATACCTCTGTGCCTCATGTATGTCACTGCAGTCCTGGGAAATAGCATGCTGATAATGGTCATCATCACAGAACGAACCCTTCATGAGCCCATGTATTTTTTCCTCTCCATGTTGGCCATCACAGATATCTTACTGTCCACCACCACTGTGCCCAAGGCCCTCACCATCTTCTGGCTCCATGCCCACAACATTGCCTTTGATGCCTGTGTCACCCAAGTCTTCTTTGTCCACACAATGTTTGTGGGTGAGTCGGCCATCTTGTTAGCCATGGCCTTTGACCGTTTTGTAGCCATCTGTGCCCCACTGAGATATGCAACAGTGCTAACATGGCCCGTAGTTGGGAGGATTGCTCTAGCCATTGTCATCAGAAGCGTCTGTATTATCTTTCCTGTGATTTTCTTGCTGAAGAGGCTGCCATTCTGCCGAACCAACATTGTCCCCCATTCCTACTGTGAACACATTGGGGTGGCCCGCTTAGCTTGCGCAGATATCACTGTTAACATCTGGTACGGCTTCTCTGTGCCCATCGTCATGGTCATCGTGGATGTCATCCTCATTGCTGTATCGTACTCTCTCATTCTCCAAGCGGTGTTTCGTTTGCCCTCCCAGGATGCTCGGCACAAAGCTCTCAGCACCTGTGGCTCGCATCTCTGTGTCATCCTCATGTTTTATGTTCCATCCTTCTTTACTTTATTGACCCACCGCTTTGGGAGAAACATTCCCCGACACGTGCATATTCTACTGGCCAATCTTTATGTGGTGGTGCCGCCAATGCTGAACCCCATTGTCTACGGAGTGAAGACTAAGCAGATCCGGGAGGGTGTGGTCCACTGGTTCTTGGACATCAAGACTCAGTGTTGTTCCTCGCCTTTGGGATGA
- the CUNH11orf42 gene encoding uncharacterized protein C11orf42 homolog isoform X1, translating into MLVSTPHLLTLDEADATWALIKDKVIEERFGSNVVAVPFLSDAAYYDLLGVLVKQSRPAHTRLALPGRQGRRALKSVGLLPNLLEQAGSEGVFAHCTREYSPNGRAETAYEEMRMLDGQPCRIRLHMGGLRKKVAFLLLPPGQVSLQQNLPWLRSTHSIYVIYQVFSCTWLQLGLLPTAREPQLLRLQRSLPIAFSCLKFSLQPKGVLGPQKSLTKDPLPQGANWVRPSLSIISTLAPTSVPADTHEVADVPPPVPAPPTPPPQEGLEGRPTRFSCKGRNPFRRGPYMLSGSVFGVRQRRMKLRQEMQGARPLRSGIGILVPNKHQLLHPGPVCFFFQGPER; encoded by the exons aTGTTGGTCAGTACCCCCCACCTCCTAACGCTGGATGAAGCAGATGCCACTTGGGCCCTCATCAAGGATAAG GTCATCGAGGAGCGTTTTGGGTCCAATGTAGTGGCAGTACCTTTCCTGTCGGATGCAGCCTACTATGATCTACTGGGTGTGCTAGTGAAACAGTCCCGTCCAGCCCACACCCGCCTGGCTTTGCCAGGTCGTCAGGGCCGAAGGGCACTGAAATCAGTAGGGCTGCTACCAAATCTTCTAGAACAGGCAGGGTCTGAGGGTGTCTTTGCCCACTGCACTCGGGAATACTCACCAAATGGCCGAGCAGAGACAGCCTATGAAGAAATGCGAATGTTGGATGGGCAGCCCTGCAGGATTCGCCTACATATGGGAGGTCTGCGCAAGAAAGTTGCTTTCCTGCTGCTACCACCAGGGCAGGTGAGCCTACAGCAGAATCTTCCCTGGCTCCGAAGCACTCACAGCATCTATGTCATCTACCAGGTCTTCTCCTGCACCTGGCTGCAGCTAGGGCTTTTGCCTACAGCCCGTGAACCCCAGCTGCTCCGATTACAGCGGTCACTACCTATTGCTTTCTCCTGCCTCAAGTTTTCACTGCAGCCCAAGGGTGTGCTGGGACCGCAGAAGTCTCTGACCAAAGACCCATTGCCCCAAGGAGCCAACTGGGTTAGACCTAGCCTTAGCATCATATCAACTCTGGCCCCCACATCAGTACCTGCTGATACCCATGAAGTTGCTGATGTACCTCCACCTGTCCCAGCCCCACCTACACCACCTCCCCAAGAAGGGCTAGAAGGCAGACCCACCAGATTCTCCTGTAAGGGTCGAAACCCCTTCCGGAGGGGCCCCTATATGCTTTCAG GGTCTGTCTTCGGAGTTCGACAGCGACGAatgaagctgaggcaagagatgCAGGGGGCAAGGCCCCTAAGATCTGGCATAGGGATACTGGTCCCCAATAAACACCAGCTGCTGCACCCTGGGCCTGTGTGCTTCTTCTTCCAGGGTCCAGAAAGATGA
- the CUNH11orf42 gene encoding uncharacterized protein C11orf42 homolog isoform X4 gives MLVSTPHLLTLDEADATWALIKDKVIEERFGSNVVAVPFLSDAAYYDLLGVLVKQSRPAHTRLALPGRQGRRALKSVGLLPNLLEQAGSEGVFAHCTREYSPNGRAETAYEEMRMLDGQPCRIRLHMGGLRKKVAFLLLPPGQVSLQQNLPWLRSTHSIYVIYQVFSCTWLQLGLLPTAREPQLLRLQRSLPIAFSCLKFSLQPKGVLGPQKSLTKDPLPQGANWVRPSLSIISTLAPTSVPADTHEVADVPPPVPAPPTPPPQEGLEGRPTRFSSENWLFSPRNPPPGAQGGGPGDPDRHSMSLPLLQGLSSEFDSDE, from the exons aTGTTGGTCAGTACCCCCCACCTCCTAACGCTGGATGAAGCAGATGCCACTTGGGCCCTCATCAAGGATAAG GTCATCGAGGAGCGTTTTGGGTCCAATGTAGTGGCAGTACCTTTCCTGTCGGATGCAGCCTACTATGATCTACTGGGTGTGCTAGTGAAACAGTCCCGTCCAGCCCACACCCGCCTGGCTTTGCCAGGTCGTCAGGGCCGAAGGGCACTGAAATCAGTAGGGCTGCTACCAAATCTTCTAGAACAGGCAGGGTCTGAGGGTGTCTTTGCCCACTGCACTCGGGAATACTCACCAAATGGCCGAGCAGAGACAGCCTATGAAGAAATGCGAATGTTGGATGGGCAGCCCTGCAGGATTCGCCTACATATGGGAGGTCTGCGCAAGAAAGTTGCTTTCCTGCTGCTACCACCAGGGCAGGTGAGCCTACAGCAGAATCTTCCCTGGCTCCGAAGCACTCACAGCATCTATGTCATCTACCAGGTCTTCTCCTGCACCTGGCTGCAGCTAGGGCTTTTGCCTACAGCCCGTGAACCCCAGCTGCTCCGATTACAGCGGTCACTACCTATTGCTTTCTCCTGCCTCAAGTTTTCACTGCAGCCCAAGGGTGTGCTGGGACCGCAGAAGTCTCTGACCAAAGACCCATTGCCCCAAGGAGCCAACTGGGTTAGACCTAGCCTTAGCATCATATCAACTCTGGCCCCCACATCAGTACCTGCTGATACCCATGAAGTTGCTGATGTACCTCCACCTGTCCCAGCCCCACCTACACCACCTCCCCAAGAAGGGCTAGAAGGCAGACCCACCAGATTCTCCT CAGAGAACTGGCTCTTCAGCCCCCGCAACCCCCCACCAGGAGCCCAGGGTGGGGGCCCCGGGGACCCCGACCGGCACTCCATGTCCCTGCCCCTGCTGCAGGGTCTGTCTTCGGAGTTCGACAGCGACGAatga
- the LOC116100787 gene encoding olfactory receptor 52W1, translated as MAESSQSNSTFQPPAFFILTGIPGLGDGQAWLTLVFGLMYLLALLGNTTLLTVIRVDSTLHQPMFLLLATLAATDLGLATSIAPELLAVLWLGPQPVQYTACLIQMFFVHALTAMESGVLLAMACDRAVAVGRPLHYPILVTKARVGYAVLALTLKIVAVIVPFPLLVVRFKHFHAKIIHHAYCAHMAIVELVVGNTWVNNMYGLALSLAVSGVDILGIAGSYGLIAHAVLRLPTQEARVKAFGTCSSHICVILAFYVPGLFSFLTHRFGRHTVPKPVHILLSIIYLLLPPALNPLIYGVRTKQIRDRFLEMFKFRKKQF; from the coding sequence ATGGCAGAAAGTTCACAGTCCAATTCTACCTTCCAACCCCCAGCTTTCTTTATACTGACTGGCATCCCAGGGTTGGGAGATGGCCAGGCCTGGCTGACCCTAGTGTTTGGGCTCATGTATCTGCTGGCCCTACTAGGCAATACAACACTTCTGACAGTGATACGAGTAGACTCTACATTGCACCAACCCATGTTTCTACTCCTGGCCACTCTGGCAGCTACTGACCTGGGTTTAGCCACATCTATAGCCCCAGAGTTGTTGGCTGTGCTGTGGCTTGGACCCCAACCTGTACAATACACTGCCTGTCTAATCCAGATGTTCTTTGTCCATGCACTGACTGCTATGGAATCTGGTGTGCTTTTGGCCATGGCCTGTGATCGGGCTGTGGCAGTGGGGCGTCCACTACACTACCCTATCTTGGTTACTAAAGCCCGTGTAGGCTATGCAGTCTTAGCACTGACACTGAAAATTGTAGCTGTTATAGTGCCTTTCCCTCTGCTGGTGGTACGATTTAAGCACTTTCATGCCAAGATCATACACCATGCATATTGTGCACACATGGCAATTGTAGAGCTGGTGGTGGGTAACACATGGGTCAACAATATGTATGGGCTAGCACTTTCACTGGCTGTGTCTGGAGTAGATATTCTGGGCATTGCTGGATCTTATGGGCTCATTGCCCATGCTGTGCTTCGGCTACCTACTCAGGAGGCCCGAGTAAAGGCCTTTGGTACATGCAGTTCTCACATCTGTGTCATCCTGGCCTTCTATGTGCCTggtctcttctccttcctcacaCATCGCTTTGGTCGTCACACTGTCCCAAAGCCAGTGCATATCCTTCTGTCCATCATCTATTTGCTGCTGCCACCTGCCCTCAACCCTCTCATCTATGGGGTCCGCACCAAGCAGATCAGGGATCGATTCTTAGAAATGTTCAAATTCAGAAAAAAGCAGTTTTGA
- the CUNH11orf42 gene encoding uncharacterized protein C11orf42 homolog isoform X2 — MLVSTPHLLTLDEADATWALIKDKVIEERFGSNVVAVPFLSDAAYYDLLGVLVKQSRPAHTRLALPGRQGRRALKSVGLLPNLLEQAGSEGVFAHCTREYSPNGRAETAYEEMRMLDGQPCRIRLHMGGLRKKVAFLLLPPGQVSLQQNLPWLRSTHSIYVIYQVFSCTWLQLGLLPTAREPQLLRLQRSLPIAFSCLKFSLQPKGVLGPQKSLTKDPLPQGANWVRPSLSIISTLAPTSVPADTHEVADVPPPVPAPPTPPPQEGLEGRPTRFSCKGRNPFRRGPYMLSAENWLFSPRNPPPGAQGGGPGDPDRHSMSLPLLQGLSSEFDSDE; from the exons aTGTTGGTCAGTACCCCCCACCTCCTAACGCTGGATGAAGCAGATGCCACTTGGGCCCTCATCAAGGATAAG GTCATCGAGGAGCGTTTTGGGTCCAATGTAGTGGCAGTACCTTTCCTGTCGGATGCAGCCTACTATGATCTACTGGGTGTGCTAGTGAAACAGTCCCGTCCAGCCCACACCCGCCTGGCTTTGCCAGGTCGTCAGGGCCGAAGGGCACTGAAATCAGTAGGGCTGCTACCAAATCTTCTAGAACAGGCAGGGTCTGAGGGTGTCTTTGCCCACTGCACTCGGGAATACTCACCAAATGGCCGAGCAGAGACAGCCTATGAAGAAATGCGAATGTTGGATGGGCAGCCCTGCAGGATTCGCCTACATATGGGAGGTCTGCGCAAGAAAGTTGCTTTCCTGCTGCTACCACCAGGGCAGGTGAGCCTACAGCAGAATCTTCCCTGGCTCCGAAGCACTCACAGCATCTATGTCATCTACCAGGTCTTCTCCTGCACCTGGCTGCAGCTAGGGCTTTTGCCTACAGCCCGTGAACCCCAGCTGCTCCGATTACAGCGGTCACTACCTATTGCTTTCTCCTGCCTCAAGTTTTCACTGCAGCCCAAGGGTGTGCTGGGACCGCAGAAGTCTCTGACCAAAGACCCATTGCCCCAAGGAGCCAACTGGGTTAGACCTAGCCTTAGCATCATATCAACTCTGGCCCCCACATCAGTACCTGCTGATACCCATGAAGTTGCTGATGTACCTCCACCTGTCCCAGCCCCACCTACACCACCTCCCCAAGAAGGGCTAGAAGGCAGACCCACCAGATTCTCCTGTAAGGGTCGAAACCCCTTCCGGAGGGGCCCCTATATGCTTTCAG CAGAGAACTGGCTCTTCAGCCCCCGCAACCCCCCACCAGGAGCCCAGGGTGGGGGCCCCGGGGACCCCGACCGGCACTCCATGTCCCTGCCCCTGCTGCAGGGTCTGTCTTCGGAGTTCGACAGCGACGAatga